The proteins below are encoded in one region of Chitinophagaceae bacterium:
- a CDS encoding LacI family DNA-binding transcriptional regulator, whose product MKFEAVTIKDIAKALGLSTSTVSRALRDSYEISSETKQLVLDCAEKLNYKPNPIALSLKEKRSRSIGVIVCEIANNFFSQIINGIESIAYDKGYNVIVSQSRESYDREVIDLQYMASRSVDGILISLSTETSDLSHLMALHDRGMPIVLFDRVHDEINTHKVIIDNYKGAYEATEHLIKNGFRKIAAIAGSEFLSITAERLAGYQDALKAYNLTPNKQFIQHCFYGGMVFSEVEEAVNNLLTLKQKPDALFTTSDKLTTGCLSTLKRRGMHVPKDIALVGFSNSDIAELVDPPLTIIRQPAEEMGRAATELLLQLVESKRAVKEFEKRVLTPELQIRGSSIKL is encoded by the coding sequence ATGAAGTTTGAAGCTGTAACAATTAAAGATATTGCCAAAGCACTTGGCCTTTCCACCTCAACTGTTTCACGGGCTTTACGTGACAGTTATGAAATCAGTTCAGAAACAAAGCAGCTTGTACTTGACTGTGCAGAGAAACTGAACTATAAGCCCAACCCCATTGCCCTCAGCCTGAAAGAAAAAAGAAGCCGTTCCATTGGTGTCATTGTTTGCGAAATTGCCAATAACTTTTTTTCACAGATTATTAATGGAATTGAATCCATTGCCTACGACAAGGGTTATAATGTAATTGTTTCCCAGAGCAGGGAATCATACGACCGGGAAGTAATTGATCTGCAATACATGGCTTCCCGATCAGTAGATGGCATCCTGATTTCCCTTTCAACTGAAACAAGCGATCTTTCGCACCTGATGGCACTGCACGACAGAGGTATGCCCATTGTTTTATTTGACCGGGTGCATGATGAAATTAATACACATAAAGTCATTATTGATAATTATAAAGGTGCATATGAAGCCACCGAGCATCTCATAAAAAACGGTTTCAGAAAAATTGCAGCAATTGCGGGTTCAGAGTTTTTATCCATTACTGCTGAAAGGCTTGCCGGTTACCAGGATGCACTAAAAGCATATAATCTTACTCCCAATAAACAATTTATTCAGCACTGCTTTTATGGCGGCATGGTTTTTTCTGAAGTGGAAGAAGCCGTTAATAACCTGTTGACTTTAAAACAAAAACCAGATGCCCTTTTTACTACAAGCGATAAACTCACAACAGGTTGTTTAAGCACATTAAAACGAAGAGGCATGCATGTTCCGAAAGATATTGCACTGGTTGGTTTTTCTAACTCAGATATTGCTGAGCTGGTTGATCCGCCGCTTACTATTATCCGTCAGCCTGCTGAAGAAATGGGAAGAGCAGCAACAGAATTATTACTGCAGCTGGTAGAAAGCAAACGGGCAGTGAAAGAATTTGAAAAACGAGTGCTTACCCCTGAACTGCAGATAAGGGGATCATCAATAAAACTTTAA